The following nucleotide sequence is from Mycobacterium sp. Z3061.
TCAGCAACATGTCGTGTGCGCCCGGCGGCCCGGCCAGCACCGGGAAACACCGATGCTGGGTGCACCGCGAGGCCGCGCCGGCCGCGCCGGCCGGGGGCTCCAGCAGTGAAATGAACTCGCCGCCAACGGCTTCGGCGATCACATGAGTGCCGATCATCGAGCGCGCCAGGGCATCGTTCTTGTCCGTGGCCGCCGCCCCGGCATTGGCCAGGTGCACGGAGATCCGCAGCAGGTCGCCGTCGGGCTCGACGGAGACGGTGAGCCGGCCCCACACCTCGTGCCGCTCGCGAACCAGGCGGCCACCGTCGACCGCTTCGATATCGGTTGCGGGCGCGGCTGTTACGGGCAGCGTCCAAGGCGCGTCGTTCAGGGGCAACGGGCCGAAACATCTTTCGCACTCCACCGCTTCGTCCCAGGTCAGCCATGACCCGGCCGGGGTGGTCAGTTCGCCGACCGCCTCGAAGCCGCCGGCAACCGCGCGTTGCGCGTGGCGGCGCTGCAGCTGCAGGAAACGCACCACCAGGGTGATCGCATCGGCGGAGCGGACCAGAAACTGCGCTGCCAGGGCGTCGTCCTCGCCGTGTCCGTCCGCGGCCGCGCCCGGCGGGCCGAGTACGCCGAATTGCCAACGGGATTGATTCTTGCTCGATGTCCCGCGATAGGGGTACAGCAGGTAGCCCTCGTACAGCACCGCGTCGGCGACGGCGCGGGCCCGGTCCCGGCTCATGGGGCGGCCTCCCGTTGCGAGGCGTCGGCCAGCAGCGCGGTCACCGCGTGGTCGAGGTCCAGCAGCCCGCGCGCCGACTTGTATCCGGCCAGCGCCGAGACGGTCTCGTGTCTCAGGCGGACCCATCCGGTGCTGGGGTAATGCAGGGCGATGAGGTCGCGCCAGACGCCGACCGGCATGTCGTAGCGGTCCTCGCAGTCCCACGAGACCTGTTGCACCGAGAACCCGCGCGGTGATGTCACGAAAATGGTCCCGCTGAACAGGAATTGCAGGGGCAGGGTGCCGTGGTCGAGCGCGTGCAGGTATTTCGCGGCCGCGACCTCGAAGTCGTACGTGCACTCCAGTGGCAGTGCCACCGTGGTGGTGCCGGAGAACCCCGGCACCATGGCGCCACAGTGTTGCCACAGGAAGGTGCGCTGGGTGGTCGCCCAACGGTCCCGGGTGCCGAACAGGTCGGTGAGGCCGGCCGCCTCTTCGTCGTTGTAGGGCCGGCGCAGTGGTTCGATGCGCACCTGGCAACGCAGCGCGATCGCGTGCACGGGATCGTGCGGGCTGGCCACGACGCGGACGCGCGCGGTCAGCATCGGAGTGACGGCATACGGTTCGGGTGTCACGTCCAGCACCGCGAAGGACACGTCCAGGTGTTCGGTCATGGCGGTGTCTGACGAGCGCGCGCCGCGATCCGCGCGAAGAAACCGTCGATGAAGTCCCGCGCCTCCTGCCCCCCGTCGAACCCGCGCCACAGCATGCGCAGCCGGCCGACGAATTCGTAGCAGGCGTCGATCGGCACCAGGAATGTCTGCGGCGCTCCGGTTTCGGGCACCCGCACCAGGAGTGCCTCGACGTCGTCGGCCAACAGGTCGACGCGGCGATCGGCGGCCCGGACGGCGTTCCACATGTCCAGGTCCAGCTCGGACTCGCACGCCCCCGCCGGCCCGGGATAGAACGCGACGGTGCGGCCTAGCGCCGAGTTGGTGAAGAAGAACGCCACCCCGACGGGAATCTGCATCGCCTCCCAGGCCCGCCGGTCGAGCGCGAAGTCGGTGAACGCCAGATACCGGTCGGGCACCGCGCGGTAGCGCAGTTCGGCGTGCGGGTCGGTGAACAACAGGTAGCAGCCGCGGCAGACGCACATCAGTTGCCGGCCCGCCACGTTGACCACGTGCTGGTGCTCGTCGGCTATCGACTCCGCACACATCTCGCACCGCTCCCCGGCCTGCTCCTGACGTCGCGGGCTGCTGATGCGGGACAACACGTCGTAGGGGCTGGTCATGCCGAAGCCCCCAGCACTTCGCGCGGCAGCGCCACCGACAGCGCCCCGTCCCGGGTCAGCAGCGGCAACGGCTCGAGGTGGCAGCCGGGGCCTGCTCCGGCCTGGGTAACGTCGAATTCCGTTCCACAGCGCGGGCATTGGAGCAGTTTTCGGTGCAGCTGCGCACCCGCCAGCGTGTCGTCGCACACCGGGCAGCGGTCCCGGTAGGCCAGGAGCTGTTCGTCCACTCGGCACGCCAGCACCGTGGCATCGGCGACCAGGAAGCCGGCGACCTCGCCGGGTGCCAGGTCGGCCAACTCCGGCACCGGATGCCATTCCGTGCCACCGTCAGGGTGCAGGTGCGCCAGAAGTGATTGTGCCGGAATGACATCGGTGTGCTCGGCGGTCACCACCTCGATCTCGTCGATCTCCGGCGCGGCGGCCCTTATCGCATCCTGCACCGCCAGCTCCAACGTGACCGCCGAGGAGGGACAGCTCTTGCAGCTGCCCTGAAAGCGCAGCCGCGCCGTCCCGTCGGCGACCTCGACCAACTCGACGTCGCCGCCGTGCGAGCCCAGGTAGGGCCGTACCCGGTCCAGCGCGTCACCGACCCGGCGCCGCACGTCGTGCGGATGCAGGCCGTGGACCAGGAGCAGGCTGGCCACCAGGTCGTCGGTGGCCAGCCGCTCGGCCAACTGCGGACCCACCTGGGCCATGATCCGTTGCAGCCCGGCCCCGTACAGCCCGACCACCTCCCGGACCAGCTGCTGCGCGCGGTCATGGGCGGCGGGTCCGCTCGTCGCGCAGGAATCCAGCAGCGTCTGGATCCGATCACCCGCAGCGCGCCACTGTGTCTCGTGCGCAGGGGATTCCGGGCGATCCACCATCTCTCACTCCGTTGCGGGTGACTGGGTGGGAGTATGCAGTCTCTCCAGCGTCTTGCCCTTGCCCAGATACATGTGCACGCCGCAGGGCAGGCACGGATCGAAGCTGCGCACCGTGCGCATCACGTCGATGCCCTTGAAGTTCTCCCGGTCGTTCTCCTCGAAGATCGGCTGTCCCTGCACCGCGTCCTCGTAGGGGCCCGGCGTGCCGTAGCTGTCGCGCGGGTTGGCGTTCCACGGGGTGGGCGGATAGGGGTGGTAGTTGGCGATCTTGCCGTCGCGGATCACCATGTGGTGGCTCAGCACGCCGCGCACCGCCTCGGTGAAGCCGCAGCCGATGCCCTCGTCGGGAACCTCGAACTTCTCCCAGGTTTTCGTTCGGCCGGCCCGGATCTCGGCCAGCGCCTTCTCGGCGAAGTAGAGTCCGCACGCCGCCGCGTAGGCCTGGAAGTAGGTGCGCGCCCGGTTGCGTTCGAGGGTGTTGGAGCCGTGCCTGGGCACCTTCCACTCGAATTCCACCGGGCCCTTCAGCGCCGTCTTGGGCAGGTTGATCTTGACGCTGTTGCCGGTGGCCTTGACGTAGCCGATGTCGACCAGTCCGGCCAGCGCGGTCGACCACAACCGGGCCAACGGGCCGCCGCCGGTGTCCAGCGCCAAGTGGTCCTTGCCGTCGAACCAGCGCGGTGACATCACCCAGCTGTAGTTGCCGCCGTCCATCTCGCGCTTCTGCGGATGCGGGTTGGTGTGCTGGTTCCACGGGTGCCGCCGGTCGATCGGGTTGCCCAGCGGGTCGGTCTTGACGAACATCTCCTGGTCGGTCCAGTCGTCGTAATACGAACTGCCCAAAAGGATCCGGATGCCCAGGTTGATGTCGACCAGGGAATGGGTGACCAGCTTGCCGTCGACGACGACGCCGGGGGTGACGTACATCGCGTTACCCCAGCGCTCCATGTCCTTGTATTCGAAGTTGCACACCTCCGGGTCCTGGAACGAGCCCCAGCAACCCAGCAGGGTGCGGCGCAGACCGACCTTCTCGTAACCGGGCAGCGCCTCGTAGAAGAAGTCGAACAGGTCGTCGTGCATCGGGACGACCTTCTTCATGAACTCGACGTAGCGCATCAACCGGGTCATGTAGTCGGTCATCAGCTGGATGGTGGCCACCGTGCCGACCCCGCCGGGGTACAGCGTGGAGGGATGCACGTGACGCCCTTCCATGAGACAGAACATCTCTCGGGTCCAGCGGCTGACTTGCAGTGCCTCGCGGTAGAACTCACCGCTGAACGGGTTCAGCGAGCGCATGATGTCGGCGATCGTCTTGTACCCGTGCGCGTCGGCGTGCGGAGCCTGGGTCTTCTCCGCCTTGGCCAGCACACCTGGGTTGGTCTCGGCGACCATCTTCTCGCAGAAGTCCACACCCACCAGGTTCTCCTGGAAGATGTTGTGGTCGAACATGTATTCCGCGGCCTCGCCCAGGTTGACGATCCATTCGCCGATGTGCGGCGGCTTGACGCCGTAGGCCATGTTCTGCGCGTAGCAGGAGCAGGTGGCGTGGTTGTCGCCGCAGATGCCGCAGATGCGGCTGGTGATGAAGTGGGCGTCGCGGGGGTCTTTGCCCTTCATGAAGATCGAGTAGCCGCGGAAGATCGACGACGTGCTGTGGCACTCGACCACTTCCCGGTTCTCGAAGTCGATCTTGGTGTAGATGCCGAGGCTGCCGACGATCCGGGTGATGGGGTCCCAGGCCATCTCGACGAGCTGACCGGGTTCCCGCTTGGAAGTTGACGGTTCGGGAATGATGGTTGTCATAGCGAATACTGCTCTCCGCCCTGCGGGCTGTGTGGAGGATGAGGCCGGCCGCGACCGGCCCGGCGCTCACCAGGTTCGGCGGGCTCCGGTGACCAGTTCGGTGCCCTTGTGGCGCCAGCGAGGTTCCTTGTCGACCGTCTTTGCGGTGATATGGCGCAGGCTTCGGATCACGGTCCCGTACAGACCCGATGCGGTGCTGGACAGCTTGCCGCCCGGCGGTTCGTCCATGAACGGCATGAACTTGTCCGGGAATCCGGGCATGGTGCAGCCGATGCAGATGCCGCCGACGTTGGGGCAACCGCCGATGCCGTTGATCCAGCCTCGCTTGGGCACGTTGCACTTCACCACGGGGCCCCAACAGCCAAGTTTGACAATGCATTTCGGTGACCCGTATTCGGTGGCGAAGTCACCCTGCTCGTAGTAGCCGGCCCGGTCACAGCCTTCGTGCACGGTCTGGCCGAACAACCACTTGGGGCGCAGTGCGTCGTCGAGTGGGATCATCGGCGCCTGGCCGGTGGCCATGTACAGCAGGTACGTCAGCGTCTCGGACAGGTTGTCGGGATGGATCGGGCACCCGGGCACGCAGACGATCGGTATGCCGGCCTTGCTCTTCCAGTCCCAGCCGAGGTAGTCGGGGACTCCCATCGCCCCGGTCGGGTTACCCGCCATCGCGTGGATTCCGCCATAGGTGGCGCAGGTCCCGACGGCGACGATCGCGGTGGCCTTGGGCGCCAGCCGATCCAGCCACTCGCTGGTCGTCATCGGCTGGCCGGTGGCCGGGTCGTTGCCGAACCCGCACCAGTAGCCTTCGCTCTTGATCTGCTCGTTGGGGATGGATCCCTCGACGACCAGCACGAAGGGTTCCAGCTCACCCCGGTCGGCTTTGAAGAACCACGCGAGGAAGTCGTCGGCCCCTCCAGTGGGTCCGCATTCGAAGTCGATCAGCGGCCAGTGCACGGCGACTTGAGGGAGTCCGGGCAAGGCACCCAAGGCGATTTCTTCGACACTGGGCTGGGTGGCGGCAGTCAACGCCACCGAATCGCCGTCACAACTGAGGCCGGCGTTGATCCACAGAACGTGAATCAACGTTTGTTCTGCTTTGACTGCTGCTTCTGTTGGCATACTGCAGCTTTCCGGGGCCCGGGCTGCGGCCCCCTACGCCGCCGGAGTCGACCGTCGGCCCACTTGCGCGGCGCTATTCTCAGGCCTACTCGCGCTGTCCGGCAATGTCAACGGCTCGTTGCCGGAACGTCGTCGCACACACGTCAGGTCAGGGCCTGCCATGGCACCAAAATAGCTGTCGGGCTGCAAGATTCAGAACTGTCGCGATTGCTCGACGTAGAGGCTGCGGGCAAACTTATTGTCGTTCGCGTTATTTCTGTCATGCACATCGTTCGCAAGAAATATCCGATTGCGAAATGCCGCCATCCTGAGTCACTTTCATGACACATCCAGCGATGCCACCAGGAACTCGTCGCCTTGCAGTATCTCGACGTCCGGGCTTTCGCACCGCGGACACCAGATGGACCATTGCGAAGCGATTTCCGACCGACCGCCGCAGGCGGCGCAACGCACTTCGGCCGGGACGTGCTCGAGCTCCAGCTCGGCGTCGGGCATGCCCTCGGCATCGCGCACCAAAGTCCAACAAAACGACAAGGATTCGGGCACCACTTGCCGAAGCGCGCCGACTCGCACCCGCACCCGCTCGACGTGACGCCCCGCGGCGTGGGACTTGACCACCCCGGCGATCGCCTGGCACAGCGAGAGCTCATGCACCGTCGCCAACATTAGCACTCCGAAAACCGCTGCGGGTCAGAACAACTGGCGGAAGAATCCGGTGACGTTGGTGCCGACATTGGCGATGCCGGTGATGAGGTCGGGGGTTTGGAAGTTGTTGGTGCCGGTGTTGTAGAGGCCGGTGATGTAGGTGCCGGTGTTGAGGATGCCGGCGAGGTTTTGGCCGTAGTTTTGCCAGCCGCTGGTGAAGCCGGTGGTGATGGGGTCGAGGACGGCGGTGTTGAGGAAGCCGCTGGTTCCGTAGCCGGTGTTGAAGAAGCCGCTGCTGTTGCCGCCGCCGGTGTTGCCGAAGCCGCTGCTGGGGTGGGTGGTGGTGTTTCCGAGTCCGGAGAATTGCAGCAGTGTGTAGGTGTTGGTGTAGTCGACCAGGAACGCGCCGGCGGACTCGTCGGGGACGTTGGGATCGCCGAAGAAGTAATTGATGCTGGTGTGGATCGGTATGTCGAGGCTGAAGTTGATGCCGATGTTGTCGGCGCGCCAGAACAGGCCGATGTTTTGGTTTCCGGCGATGAAGGCGCCGGTGTTGAGGTTGCCGGTGTTGCCCAGGCCGGTGTTGGTGTTGCCGATGTTGTCGGCGCCGGTGTTGGTGTTGCCGATGTTGTGGGCGCCGGTGTTGTAGTTGCCGATGTTGAGGTGGCCGGTGTTGAAGGTGCCGATGTTGTGGTTGCCGAAGTTGTAGTTGCCGGGGTTGAGGTTGCCGGTGTTGTAGTTGCCGGTGTTGAAGTTGCCGGTGTTGTGGTGGCCGGAGTTGAAGAAGCCGGTGTTGCCGGTGCCGGAGTTGAACAGGCCGGTGTTGCCGGTGCCGGAGTTCAAGCCGCCGAAGCCGATTTGGTTGTCGCCGGTCAGGCCGATGCCGATGTTGCCGGTGCCGGTGTTGGCCAGGCCGATGTTGTGGTTGCCGGTGTTGGCCAGGCCGAAGTTGAAGTCGCCGAGGTTGGCCAGGCCCCAGTTGTTGTTGCCGGTGTTGGCGCTGCCGAAGTTGTTTGAGCCCCAGTTGGCGTTGCCGATGTTGGTGCTGCCCAGGTTGCCGCTGCCGACGTTGGTGTTGCCTTCGTTGCCCAGGCCGAAGTTGAAGTTGCCCCAGTTGCCGTTGCCGACGTTGCCGCCGCCGAGGTTGCCCCAGCCCAGGTTGGCGGGGCTGGTGTAGGTGATGCCGAACAGGCCGGCCAGGTTGTGTCCGCTCATGCCGATGCCGGAGAGGATGTCGAGGTTGGCGGGGTTGAGGGTGGAGAGGTCGCCGGCGTTGAAGATCCCGGAGATGGCGTTGCCGACGTTGCCTAGGCCGGAGGCGAATGCGTCGGAGTCGGCGGTGAAGTTGAGCATGCCGGAGGTGCCGCTGCCGGTGTTGCCGAAGCCGGAGATGCCGCCGCCGAAGCCGTAGTTGAAGAAGCCGGAGGAGGGGGAGGTGGTGGCGTTGAAGAAGCCGGTGCCGGCGGGGATGGTGAACAAGGTGATGGAGTTGGACACGGTGATGCCGGTGTCGCCGAGGATGGTTTGGGGCAGGGGGATGGTGGCGGAGAAGCCGGCGGTGCCGTTGTGGTCGGCGGTGTTGAAGAAGCCGTTGTTGGAGCTGCCGGTGTTGAAGGCGCCGGTGTTGAGGTCGCCGGGGTTGGCGATGCCGGTGTTGAGGTTGCCGACGTTGTAGGCGCCGGTGTTGGAGTCACCGGCGTTGCCGAAGCCGGTGTTGAGGTTTCCGGAGTTGTTCCAGCCGGTGTTGTAGTCCCCGGAGTTGGCGAAGCCGCTGTTGGCTTGGCCGGAGTTGTACCAGCCGGTGTTGTAGTGCCCGGAGTTGGCCCAGCCCCAGTTGCCGTCTCCGGTGTTGGCCATGCCGTAGTTGTGGGTGCCGGCGTTGAGTAGGCCGAAGTTGTAGTCACCGGCGTTGAGCAGGCCGACGTTGGCGGTGCCGGCGTTGAGTAGGCCGACGTTGCTGGTGCCGGCCAGCAGCAGGCCGAGGTTGGCGTCGCCGGTGGTGAGCAGGCCGACGTTGGCGTTTCCGGCGTTGAACAGGCCGGTGTTGTTGGTCCCGGAGTTGAATAGGCCGGTGTTGCCGGTGCCGGAGTTGAAGCCGCCGATGCCGATCTGGTGGTCGCCGGTCAGGCCGATGCCGATGTTGCCGGTGCCGGTGTTGGCCAGGCCGAAGTTGTAGTCGCCGGTGTTGGCCAACCCGAGGTTGTAGCTGCCGTTGTTGGCCCAGCCCAGGTTGAGGTTGCCCAGGTTGGCCAGCCCGAAGTTGTTGGAGCCCCAGTTGGCGATGCCCAGGGGGTTGGCGTCGCCGAGGTTGGCCACGGCCAGGAAGTTGTGGTCGCCGATGTTGGCGGTGGCCAAGATGTTGTAGCTGCCTTGGTTGGCGTTGGCGAAGAAGTTCCAGGCCCCGATGTTGGCGTCGCCGAAGTAGTTGCGGTAGCCGATGTTGGCGTTGCCGGCGTTGTTGTGGCCGATGTTGGCGCTGCCCACGGCCCAGTTGCCGGTGTTGCCGCCGCCGGTGAGGAAGTCGCCGGTGTTGCCGCTGCTGGAGAAGGGGTTCAGGAACGGGGGCAGGAAGGAGAAGCCCAGGCCGTCGTAGTTGCCCAGGTTGCCGTTGCCGTAGTTGAAGTTGCCGACCGTTGCCGTTGCCGATGTTCCAGAACCCGACATCGGCGAAGCCGATGTTGTGGGGCAGGGCGGTGAAGATGTCGATACCCGACAGATTCGAGCCGATGTTGCCGAACCCGGAGACCACCGCCAGGGCACCCTGACCCGCGTTGTAGATGCCCGAGACCCTGACTCCGGTGTTCAGCGCCCCCGAGAGCAGCCCGCCGATGTTGCCCAGCCCTGAGCTCAACCCACTGCCACCGGAGGCGATGTTGAACAACCCTGAGCTGCCCGACCCGTAATTGCCGAATCCCGAGGAATTCCCCGCCCCGGTATTGAAAAAGCCCGAGGACTCCGACGTCGTCACATTCCCGAACCCCGGCTCCCCACCGACAGAGAACAACGTATGCAACGTCGTCTGCACCGTATACGGCATGTTCTGATACGCGGCCAATTGCGCGTAATAGAAAGCCGGACTGTTGTAGGCCACGAAGAACGTGTCCTTGTATGAGGTGGTTTGTGTGACGGCATAACTGAGGGTGATGAGGCCTTCGCCGTTGCCGCGCCAGAAGAGGCCGTTGTTGCGGTCGCCGGAGATGAAGGCGCCGGTGTTGAGGTTGCCGGTGTTGGCGTATCCGGTGTTGATGTTGCCGGGGTTGTAGTCGCCGGTGTTGGTGTCTCCGACGTTGAAGCTGCCGGTGTTGTAGTTACCGGGGTTGGCGAAGCCGGTGTTGTGATCGCCGGTGTTGTGGCCGCCGGTGTTGAAGTTGCTCCGAGTTCCACCAACCCGAGTTGGCCACACCGGAATTGGCCCAGCCGGTGTTGTAGTTGCCGGAGTTGGTGAAGCCCCAGTTGCCGGTGCCGGAGTTCAGCCAGCCGGTGTTGCCGGTGCCGGCGTTGAGGAACCCGGAGTTACCCGAACCGGAGTTGAACAACCCGGTGTTGGCGGTGCCCGAGTTCCAGCCGCCGAAGCCGAACTGGTTGTCCCCGGTCAACCCGATCCCGATGTTGCCGCTGCCGGTATTGGCCAACCCGATATTGCCGTCTCCGGTATTGGCGAACCCGAAATTCAGACTCCCCGCGTTGCCGCTGCCGATGTTCAGACTGCCCAGGTTCCCCGAGCCGAAGTTCACACTGCCCAGGTTCCCGAAACCCAGATTCGACGACCCCAGATTGCCCCACCCGAAATTCAGACTCCCCAGATTCCCCCACCCAGATTCGAATCCCCCACACTCCCACTACCCACATTGAAATTCCCCAGATTCCCCCCACCCACATTGAACTGACCCACATCCCCCCAACCAAAGTTCATCTGACCCACGTTGGCGATACCGAAGTTCAGCCCACCGCTGAAGTAGCCGCTGATGTCCTGGCCGGTGTTTGCCAGGCCGGTGATGAGGTCGGGGGTTTGGAAGTTGTTGGTGCCGGTGTTGTAGAGGCCGGTGATGTAGGTGCCGGTGTTGAGGATGCCGGCGAGGTTTTGGCCGTAGTTTTGCCAGCCGCTGGTGAAGCCGGTGGTGATGGGGTCGAGGACGGCGGTGTTGAGGAAGCCGCTGGTGCCGTAGCCGGTGTTGAAGAAGCCGCTGCTGTTGCCGCCGCCGGTGTTGCCGAAGCCGCTGCTGGGGTGGGTGGTGGTGTTTCCGAGTCCGGAGAACTGCAGCAGTGTGTAGGTGTTGGTGTAGTCGACCAGGAACGCGCCGGCGGACTCGTCGGGGACGTTGGGATCGCCGAAGAAGTAATTGATGCTGGTGTGGATCGGTATGTCGAGGCTGAAGTTGATGCCGATGTTGTCGGCGCGCCAGAACAGGCCGATGTTTTGGTTGCCGGCGATGAAGGCGCCGGTGTTGAGGTTGCCGGTGTTGCCCAGGCCGGTGTTGGTGTTGCCGATGTTGTCGGCGCCGGTGTTGGTGTTGCCGATGTTGTGGGCGCCGGTGTTGTAGTTGCCGATGTTGAGGTGGCCGGTGTTGAAGGTGCCGATGTTGTGGTTGCCGAAGTTGTAGTTGCCGGGGTT
It contains:
- a CDS encoding NifU family protein translates to MVDRPESPAHETQWRAAGDRIQTLLDSCATSGPAAHDRAQQLVREVVGLYGAGLQRIMAQVGPQLAERLATDDLVASLLLVHGLHPHDVRRRVGDALDRVRPYLGSHGGDVELVEVADGTARLRFQGSCKSCPSSAVTLELAVQDAIRAAAPEIDEIEVVTAEHTDVIPAQSLLAHLHPDGGTEWHPVPELADLAPGEVAGFLVADATVLACRVDEQLLAYRDRCPVCDDTLAGAQLHRKLLQCPRCGTEFDVTQAGAGPGCHLEPLPLLTRDGALSVALPREVLGASA
- a CDS encoding hydrogenase maturation nickel metallochaperone HypA gives rise to the protein MHELSLCQAIAGVVKSHAAGRHVERVRVRVGALRQVVPESLSFCWTLVRDAEGMPDAELELEHVPAEVRCAACGGRSEIASQWSIWCPRCESPDVEILQGDEFLVASLDVS
- a CDS encoding DUF6084 family protein, which produces MTEHLDVSFAVLDVTPEPYAVTPMLTARVRVVASPHDPVHAIALRCQVRIEPLRRPYNDEEAAGLTDLFGTRDRWATTQRTFLWQHCGAMVPGFSGTTTVALPLECTYDFEVAAAKYLHALDHGTLPLQFLFSGTIFVTSPRGFSVQQVSWDCEDRYDMPVGVWRDLIALHYPSTGWVRLRHETVSALAGYKSARGLLDLDHAVTALLADASQREAAP
- a CDS encoding DUF5947 family protein — protein: MTSPYDVLSRISSPRRQEQAGERCEMCAESIADEHQHVVNVAGRQLMCVCRGCYLLFTDPHAELRYRAVPDRYLAFTDFALDRRAWEAMQIPVGVAFFFTNSALGRTVAFYPGPAGACESELDLDMWNAVRAADRRVDLLADDVEALLVRVPETGAPQTFLVPIDACYEFVGRLRMLWRGFDGGQEARDFIDGFFARIAARARQTPP
- a CDS encoding hydrogenase expression protein HypE produces the protein MPTEAAVKAEQTLIHVLWINAGLSCDGDSVALTAATQPSVEEIALGALPGLPQVAVHWPLIDFECGPTGGADDFLAWFFKADRGELEPFVLVVEGSIPNEQIKSEGYWCGFGNDPATGQPMTTSEWLDRLAPKATAIVAVGTCATYGGIHAMAGNPTGAMGVPDYLGWDWKSKAGIPIVCVPGCPIHPDNLSETLTYLLYMATGQAPMIPLDDALRPKWLFGQTVHEGCDRAGYYEQGDFATEYGSPKCIVKLGCWGPVVKCNVPKRGWINGIGGCPNVGGICIGCTMPGFPDKFMPFMDEPPGGKLSSTASGLYGTVIRSLRHITAKTVDKEPRWRHKGTELVTGARRTW
- a CDS encoding nickel-dependent hydrogenase large subunit, producing the protein MTTIIPEPSTSKREPGQLVEMAWDPITRIVGSLGIYTKIDFENREVVECHSTSSIFRGYSIFMKGKDPRDAHFITSRICGICGDNHATCSCYAQNMAYGVKPPHIGEWIVNLGEAAEYMFDHNIFQENLVGVDFCEKMVAETNPGVLAKAEKTQAPHADAHGYKTIADIMRSLNPFSGEFYREALQVSRWTREMFCLMEGRHVHPSTLYPGGVGTVATIQLMTDYMTRLMRYVEFMKKVVPMHDDLFDFFYEALPGYEKVGLRRTLLGCWGSFQDPEVCNFEYKDMERWGNAMYVTPGVVVDGKLVTHSLVDINLGIRILLGSSYYDDWTDQEMFVKTDPLGNPIDRRHPWNQHTNPHPQKREMDGGNYSWVMSPRWFDGKDHLALDTGGGPLARLWSTALAGLVDIGYVKATGNSVKINLPKTALKGPVEFEWKVPRHGSNTLERNRARTYFQAYAAACGLYFAEKALAEIRAGRTKTWEKFEVPDEGIGCGFTEAVRGVLSHHMVIRDGKIANYHPYPPTPWNANPRDSYGTPGPYEDAVQGQPIFEENDRENFKGIDVMRTVRSFDPCLPCGVHMYLGKGKTLERLHTPTQSPATE